TACGATTGTATGACTGTTGGTGAATTAGGCTTCACAAAAGATGAAGACAGTGTCGCTAGTTATGTTGCCAAGGACAGGCATGAGTTGAACATGTTGTTCACGGGAGATATTGTTGACATGGACTTTGGCCCCAATCACAAGTACGAACGCGATGACTTCAGGTTGTCCAAGCTCAAGACAATCACGAGTCGTTGGCAAGGAGCTATGCCGAAGTTTGACGGCTGGAACTCTGTTTATATGGACAACCACGACTCTGGACGGTCTCTATCTCGCTATGGATCGGACAAGCCCCAGTTCCGAAAGGAGGCTGCCAAGATGCTCGCGATTTACCTCAGTACACTCAGTGGAACTCTGTTTCTcctccaaggtcaagaaatTGGCATGGCTAATGTGCCTGAGTCGTGGAAGATCGAGGATTACATTGATATCGAGGGGTTGAATTATTACAACAGCGTACTCAAGAAGAGAGGTCCTGGAGCTGATATGTCCGACGTCATGAGAGAAATGCGCCTCAAGGCCAGAGACAACGGTCGATTACCCATGCAATGGACCGCCGACACCAACGGAGGCTTTACCACTAGCGACAAGCCCTGGATGCGCGTCAATGACGACTATGACACCTGGAACGTTGCTCAGCAAGAAAAGGACGATGATAGCGtgttagccttttatagaaGGGTTCTTGAGCTGCGACGGAAGGAAAAGGATGTTTTTGTTTATGGACGATTTGACATTTTGGATGAGTACAAGGAAAGTGAGGACGTGTTTGCGTATACGATGACGAGCTATGATGGGAGAAGGGCACTTGTTTTATTGAGTTTctcggaggaggagcagaaggtTGAGGTCAAGGGCGATTGGGGAAGGAGATTGCTGGGAGCGAATGCTGATACTTTTGAGGGTGCTATTGTGTTGAAGGGCTATGAGGGAGTAGTGTATGCTGGGTGGTGATCCCGCCTCTTGTGTCCAGTCACAGCCCCCACAGAATGTTGTATCGATGAGAGGAGATGTACATGGCACGCACCGACTTGAGGTCTA
This genomic stretch from Fusarium fujikuroi IMI 58289 draft genome, chromosome FFUJ_chr09 harbors:
- a CDS encoding probable alpha-glucosidase (maltase), whose translation is MSALIPPDRQWWKEAVVYQIYPASFLDSNGDGLGDLPGIISKLDYIRSVGATAIWLSPIFKSPQHDMGYDVSDYRDIHRPYGTIEDVEALISGCHERGIKVLLDLVVNHTSHEHEWFKESRSSKTSPKRDWYCWRDPKFDADGNRKPPNNWASIFGGSAWTYDETTEQYYLSLFLSEQPDLNWANDDMREATYDDMKFWLDKGADGFRIDSMNLMSKHPGLPDAPITRPDAEFQPGDKYFASGPRMHEYIREMREKVIDKYDCMTVGELGFTKDEDSVASYVAKDRHELNMLFTGDIVDMDFGPNHKYERDDFRLSKLKTITSRWQGAMPKFDGWNSVYMDNHDSGRSLSRYGSDKPQFRKEAAKMLAIYLSTLSGTLFLLQGQEIGMANVPESWKIEDYIDIEGLNYYNSVLKKRGPGADMSDVMREMRLKARDNGRLPMQWTADTNGGFTTSDKPWMRVNDDYDTWNVAQQEKDDDSVLAFYRRVLELRRKEKDVFVYGRFDILDEYKESEDVFAYTMTSYDGRRALVLLSFSEEEQKVEVKGDWGRRLLGANADTFEGAIVLKGYEGVVYAGW